GATGATTCTTTCTCTATTGGTGTGAGCATCCATCAACtaagtggggagaaaaagaaagtcaGTGACTCATCAGAGAATAAAAACCACCTAGTGATAAATTTAAAGAGACACTTTCCAAAGTCATGCTATTGCTGTGCCTATAGAAATCCCTTTGAATTCATAATCTACATGTGGGAAACAACACTGCTTTGAGCAGCAGCTACTCTCAACTCAGACTATCCTGTCATTCATGCTCTTACCAAGTTGATCAAAAGTCAAAGGTACACATGAGGAGTCTtgcagagaagcaggaaaagcaagCACCCTTTTTAAAAGATCCTTGAAGGATCAGTATTGCAGAACAAAGAACTTCCCTgcatggttttaaactgaagcaGTGTGTGGAGATGTTGAGCAGGATAGTTAGGAACACACAAAGCAGGATCTACCTAGGCAGTGTTTTCCTCAGACACTGGCCACTGCACATGttaaagcagcaggaaggaagctGAAAGTGGAAGGTGAGCACACTCACAGACTCGTAGAGCTCTTTACACGTCTGGCCAGGATCAACCTTGCCCACAAAGGAAGCTGTCGGAATCGTAGTGTTTAATTCATGAACAATTCTATCATCGATTGTCCTCAtcaccctgagcagctcctatattaaaaaagagagagagagatactCGGTTATATCTCTCAGAAAAGCCTATTACAAAAAATTTGCATAGTCAAGCATTTTAATAGAAACTAAATAGGATTCCTTACAAAGAGTTAGAAGCACACCAAAGGAGCAATCCCGCATGCAGGAGTATGTGCTGCAAACCACAGACTTTCCTTGGCAGCAAAGGCCAGAGCAGGGGTGAGTAACTGATGCCCCCTGAAgtcccctggccctgcaggcagcacggACAGGCTGAAgagctctgcacaagtccccGTCCCCACTTCCACACAGGAAagtgggcacagcctgcaccAAAACGGCAAACTTTGAATAAACCCCCCGCCATTCTGGGGGGCGTGAAGCCGAGCTGGGGGTGGTTTAGGTTGGGTcacaggaaaaagtttttcacacagagagtggcagagcactggaacaggctcctcagggcagtggtcacagcaccaagcccgACAGAGTTCCAGATGTGTTTGGACAACACCCTCAGGCTCCTGGTGTGACCCTcggggtgtcctgtgcagggccaggagctggactcggTGATTCCTGAGGGTCCGAGCTactcaggatattctgggaGTCCGTGTTCGAGACACAGGCCGGTTCCCACGGCCCCGCCGGCCTGGGCCGCGCTCGCACCGCCGAGGACACGGGTGGCACCCCCGCTCCCTCAAACGCCGCGGAGGCGCCCACGGAGCTCCCGCCGCCCGCGTGGCTCCCGCGCCGCGAGCGCTCCGTCCcggaaaaggggaaggggaggtgtCCGGCCCCGCTCCTACcggagggaagagggaagggggggaaggCCGGACCCTGCTCCCTTCCCGCCGCATCCCGCCGGCCGCGAGGAGCGGGGTGACCTCGCGCACGGGGCGCGCGCTCCCGCGGGGCCGTTCgccgggaggcggcgggagcgcgcggggcgcggggcgcgggaggcggcggcggcggcggcggcggcggcggcggcagcgcccggcccggcccggctcgtcccgcccgccccgcgcggcTTACCTGGAACTCGGCGAAGTCCTCACAGCTCGCGGCCCCGCTGGGCGCCGCCATCCTGGATCGGCCGAGGGAGCCGCGGCGCCCAATCCGGCGGGCAGCCGGGATGACgcgcggggcggagcggggcgggacCCGCCGGAGCGCGGCCCCCGGCGCAGCGGCCCCCAGTCGGGCATCTCCACCGGCGGCGGCCTCGCGGCCCCTTCGCCTACCGCGGCCGCTGCGAGACCTCCGGCCGCCCCCAGCGGAGGCGGTGCCGGCCCCGGCGGCCCCGAGCGCCCCGCGGCGCGGCTCCCTCCAATCgcgggcccggggcggggcCCAGCGGTGACATTGAGCGGCGCCCGGCAGGGCCGAGGCAGCGCCATGTGGGGCCGCGCCGGTGAGTGAGGGAGTgagtgagggagggagggaggcggGGAGTGACCGAGCCCCGCGGCCGGGTCGGGGCTGCCGCCGCTTCGCCTCCTCCCCGGGAGCCCCGGCGGCCGGGCCCGGAGCGCGgagggggcggccccggccggcGCTGCGGCGGGAGCGAAGCCAAGCGTGAGGGGCCGTGTCTGATGGACTGGCGTCCAGAGCAGTGAcgggagtggggctgtgccccGGGTTCTCTAAAGAGTTTGAAAAGGGGCCGGTTTCGTTGGGGGTGTCGCCTGTAAATGTAAATGATTGTTTTTTTCAGAGCGGGAGTGTATTATTCCTCGAAAGTAAAGAGCCTTAGGAGAGACATCTTCCGACAGTATAACAACAAACTAAAAAATGaacttattttatattttagaagTGCCCTTTTTGCCTTTCTGAGATAGTTTGgtgggctgggttttttttttccccgaacttttttataatattaattaatGCATTCGAAGCGCCTTCTTTGAAGTATGTGTTTGTATATAAGGTGCCCTGGCCTTTTCTAATGCGCTACAAAGTAGTTACCTCTCAGTGCTAAATAGTCTGCCTTTTTGACCTGACTCTCTCAATGCTCTTGGGATGTGACAAGGTTGGTAGAATGCTTGCGTGCAGTCCTTGAAACAGCACCATCCAAAGTGTATCTAAAGCATATGTATAGATTAGTTCCCGGAAATTGTAATGTGGTTTAGAAATTGCTGGCAGGACATTATCTTgcgcttttttccccctaaattaatttaattgcatTCACATTTTTCTACATTAGATTACTGAGCAAGCTCAAGGCATACCTTATAAACAAGCTTTACTTTCTTTGGTAGGCTGTTACAACTAAATCTGGTACTTCTTGCCTTCATTTGTACCTGTtggctttctttctttttttcctcttgtgttaaaaaaaaccGCGAAATGCTTCCATTGCAAAGCTAGTTCCCACTTTCTACTGCTCTGAGTTAAATTTGGCCTCTTTGCTTCCTCCGCCTTCTCTTCCAGATAGAGCTGTTAAACTGCTGGGAAGAAATATTCCCTCAGTTCTGAGGATGACCGAGGGAGTGGACCCGAAGATAAGCAGAAGGCTGTGCGTTAAACCCCCGCAAGACCTTCAGACAAAGAGTAAGAGTCTTtgataaaatcatggaatgttTTATGCCATGGAATACTTGCATATCCATGCTGCAATCATCTGAACAGGAATTTGGCTGACACAGGTGGTCATATCCCTGATTTTGTGAGAGTTCTGGTCCCTAGACTGAAAAATGGAGCACTAAATTTGGTGAAGTCTTGTTCTCTAACAAAAAGCTAGGGATCAATGTTTCCACTTGTGAAGGTGACACAGCATTCACTTTGTAGCAGATCACCAGAGCCTTATCTAGTGCACACTCCTACACTGAGGCTCCTAGAACTGGCTCCTGAACTGCCTGTTCAGCCCCACTGTAAACTGTTCATGTTTAGGAATGTTGTGTGAGCTAATAGACTTTTGCAGTTTTTCGGAgtgcagccagctccagctgttccaaAAACTGAACATGCCCTGCAGGGACGAGTCTGAATTGTTCATTTTTAAGGATGGAGCTGGTCAGGTAAAGCTCAGGCCATGAAACATTTTTTCACTATATATGGGACAGTTTCTGTGCTCCCTGTATCACAGGTTCCTTATGGCACATCCAtgcaggagaaaaggagcaCACAGATGTGAAGCATTTGGCAGGACTCTGTGCTAAAAACATGGATCAGCTGTACTGGGTAGGACAAAAGGTCCTAAAAGTGTGATGTCTCCAGCAGGGGCCAGTAAAGGAAGTCTCTTACGTTTTTGTGAAGTGGGAATGGTGACGTACAGCAAGAACCTAAGGAAGAGAATAGGGAGAGGATTCCTCTATACCACTGCCCCAGAGGTGGCATCTTGGTGTTTAATAGTCCTCActggatgtttttttccctgacaaaTTTGCCCAGTTTCCTGGAACTGGATGTATTTTTAGCATCCACATTCTCTAAGAATGTGGATGCTAAAATTCCCTAAGAATTCTTCCCTAAGAATTTCTTCTCAAAGAAGAAATTCCTCAGCTACAgtcttgtgtttgttttctaaCCCAATGTGCACTTTTTTAtaatctgattttcttttattcagtatcccttccaaaccaagaccTCATTATAATCCACACTCCCAATGTCTCTTGTAAtgctctgctgggctgaagAGAGCTTCAGtcactgcttttccaggccaTAGGGTCTCAGTCTGTGACACAGTTTCTGACATGGTGACCATTCCATACCTGTGGCTGTCTTTGCCAGGGTTCTCTGTGCTTGTTCTATTTCAGCTCCTTCTAAGTCTTTCCCATACCTTTCAAAAAGCTGGAGTCACAGTGTTACACAGAGGCACAGTAATGCTGTTGTGTTGGTCTGAGTTCCTGGTCATTGACAgttctgctgttttcctttctgtcacTTGCCAAAACCACTGTGGCACCCCAAGGCCTTGCTCAGGCCGAGGTAATGATTTATAAGTGAGGGCAGAGTCTGTCACTTGTGTGTGAACTGGAATTGCTTCCTCTTTAAGGACAAGGGAGTTCCCAGGCCAATTCATTGACTCTGGGTTCTAAAGCCCTGTGGCATTTTGGGCTCAGCCCTCTTAAAATTTTATGGTTTTGAATAACCTGGTGTTGTCAGCAAACTGCATCCACCCCACTTCCTAGATAATTCATGAGGGAGAACATGGCCATACAGGATACTGCCTATTGTTTAAAAGGAAGAAGCTGCCTATCTTTGAACTTTGTTTCTTAGATTTTAATGGTATGTTATATATTAAAAACTTCCCCTGTTAAATTATGAGTATTTTGTTTGTGGCATTAGAAAGACTGACCTGAAAATTATGTGTCCAATATTTGCCTATGGTCATCTGTTTATGTATAACTTCAGATAAAATCTTACACTGCCTGAAAAAGTTAACATTCTGTGATGCTATACTGGCTTTTATTGTTATTGTGCAGCATCTTGACTTTTCCGTAGCTGTTCCACTtgatttcttgttctttttaaccttatttaaatgaaacagaaaaacagtaCCTTAGGAACTTTAGATGCTGGAGCAGCTTCTTCATATTTAGACTGCAGATACAGAGGTTTTGAGAAGGATTTGGCTTTCCATACATGGCTTCAGTTTCATCCATATTCACGTTTGTTAATCTGTGATACAGTTTTCATTCTCTAACCACCTCTAGCAATCATATTTAGAGTTCTGCATTGCTCACCCTAACTGGTTTTGTTACAGCTCTCTGacttttgttgttttgtctttgtgtgttttgttggggattttttaggtcGTTCTGCTTCAGGAGTGCCTGGATACAGGCCTACACTCTGGGAGAGAAGGTTTTTGTTGTGGGCAGGCAATTTCAAAAAGCCAGAGGATATTCCAGAGACTGTCTCGTAAGTGTCGCTTTTGAAACTGTAACAGAGGCTTTGTCTATGCAGAAATAAGTTACTTGCATGCAACTCCTTTCTAAAAAGGAATGGGTTTGCACTGCTGAAAAACCTTACCCTGCTGTGTTTGGTGTATCATCCTTGTAGATGAAATGACCTCAGCAATTCTCTTGTGCTAAGATAATGTATCCCTCTtgatgtttttctcctttttttgcaAAGGGCTGAACAGCATTTATCGGTTGTTTCATTAGAAAACCGTTTCACATCAGTTCATTTATACTCTTCTCTCACAATCAGAAAGCTTTTATCAAGCATTAGTGTGAGCTTTTTCTAGTGTTTTTCATTATATGTCAGTCTCTTGTGGTGGGAAACTTTCATATACAGCTATAAAATAACTGAAACTCATTTAAGTATTTATTAATGAATACCTAAAGGGCATGGGCCAACTTCCTTTCCTGTTGGAATTTAAACTAACAAACAGTGTTAAGGCTCCCTAATTACATATAGTCAAAATTTCCCTCTTGCTGCTGAGTCCAAATGCCAAAAGCTTTGTCCCGTGtgaaaagtagaaaataaaactggatGTTCTGGTTTGCAcaccaaaaataaatattaaacttTTCAACAATAGACAACTATTAGTTTAAAAAACATTCCTAGTGGAAGTATAGTTATCTTTTAAAACATGctcaaaatgcttttaaatacatgtatttatttaaattaaaaagaaacagtaaATCTTGCACTTCTTGAGTAAGAAAATGATGTAGCTGCCCTCTtacatattttctgtttgtttgtatGCACCACGTGGGAATTGAAAATCCACCCCTGTATTTAAATGTATCATAATGAATGAATTTTGTTTAAAGTGGAATCCTTCCATTTTGTATTGAATCACTCTTCTTAAAACTACATTTGAAATACACATACTGGAGTAAATTATTAAAACTTACTATCACTTCATATATTTTTGCATACCAAACACTTGTTATGAgtgtttttaagaaaacagaGTTAGCAGAGTGATTGATTTCAGTAGTTTATTGAAAGGACAAACCAACTTCTGATAAAAGCTGACCATTTCTGCAAGTGCATagggaattatttttatttagacaAATAATTCAGCCAAATCTGAGAAGACAATTGAGAACTACAAAAGCACAAAAACTTGTTTTCCTGTTCtgagattaattaattaattaatctgaGATTAATTATGTGTTGTAAGGGCTTGTGCTATAACTCAGTAATCTTGTAAAATGTGTTGAAGCAACCCATTTATTAAACAAATGTTAAACTTAGCCACTGAACTGATTTAAAATGCAAGTTGTGTTTAGATATCTACCTTTTGCTCTTGTAAATTCTTAACACATCTAAGGTATTTCCAAAATTAACTagcaaactttttaaaatcctACTGCTGTGCATTTCAGCTTAATTGCAGCCTGCACTCAAGGCTTTCACTGCCGATTATTAGCAGAAGCAAATAACCTGGATGCTAAAATTAACCATTAGTTTCATTGTAGATGGATGTGTTTGTTCCCTATGATCAGAAATCTTGTACTCAAATCAATGCTCTGacaaaaacaagaacaaaacttCTCAGCTCTCAGGTCCTGTGTGATTTACCACGCTGAACTACCATGGATCCTGaagtaccttttttttccttccaaatgtAAGGGTCAAAATGTAATAACAGATTCTATATAATTTCCCAGTTCCATTAAATCCATTCTCCACATTAGTTTTGGGGTATAATTAACCTAGTTTGATGCATTTATTCTGTTCATTACACAGTGTTGGGTGCTTCTCCAGTCTTGTGGAATTTTGTCATGTGCCAAATATAATCAGTGAGAGTATCAGCCCTCCTTGAGAAGGGAGTTATCTGCCCTAAATTCTGCAAGAAGAGTTAAATATTCAGGGTGTAGGTCTTTGGTTATTATGGAAAGCACTTCTAAAAAGCATTAATGCTTCACTGGCCCTTCTTGCATTGTTCTCTCTAACACAGACTGAAAAGCTGCTGTAACCAAGATGCCATTTGGGTAGAATGATCTTCAGCGTTAACTCAAGAAAATATGATCTTTTGCTTTGACTCTCTACACAGCTGGAAGGTGTCAATAACTGCTACTCTTCTGGTGGAAGACTTCTTGTTTTTCAAAGATAACAGCAGAGTAGGCAACACGTTTCCCAAAAGGATGGTATAGCTACTGGTGTGGCTAGCTAAGccccctaaaagaaaaaataaatttaaaaaaaaaatattagagtTCCTCTGTCCAGAGCTGATGTAGGAAAGCTTACAATCCTCCACGCCTCCTTAGTTTCTCAGGGAAGCATTCACTTTAGGACTATTTACTCCAGCAGGAGTGGGGACCACTGGTCTTTTACTAAGTCCTGTTCAGAATTTCTGAATGCTGCATTCAGCAGCCTGTGTGTCACGTATTGCACTTTCAAGTCCTGTAGCAGTGGAAGCACCTTGCTGGGAAATAAGACTGCTTGATAAACTACTGTGAAGTTGAGGCAGAAGAAATGGCAAAGCTGTGCTAATGCTTCCTGCTGCCCAATGAACTCTCAACTGTTAAAACACCATATTTTGGGTTTTACCAGACTTCTGCTATTGAGagaaaaatgcatgttttacTATGTTAAATACATCACAATTATTATACAGATGAGTTCTCCCTGACTTTGCAGATATTGGAAGGTGGTAGTGAGCACAGAGGGAGCTGACAGtaagaaaaatacagtattGGTTAAAtcattcctctcttttccctgttcTTTTCACAATGAACAAACACACTTAAATCCTGCAGCCTTCCTCCTTTGTATTGCAGTCAAGTGGTCTGCAAAGGCAGTATTTTACCAATAGAAAAAGCTAAGTTTAAAAAATTGGGCTTGTTTCCAGCTTTGAAAGGAATGCCTCTGTTACATGCCTCTGTTACCACCTGTCTCCCAAGGTACTTAGAGATCATCCTTTTCTGTTGTAGAACTTTTTTGTGCAAAGAGCCAAGTGCTGTTAGCATTCCACAAAACTACCAAGACTGCACACTAGGAGAAATTAAATAGTTAGCCAAGTGAATTATTTGGGTCTCTGATAATGAGTgtgttcttttattctttcttgaGGCTTGAGACAGTGAGAGCAGCAAAGACCACCCTGCGTATAAAGTTCAGCTATGTCATGATTGCCTTGACAATAGTGGGATGCATTGCCATGGTGATCAGAGGGAAGCAGGTAAGCACAGAATTTGGGCTGATGAGGGCAAATAAACCTTCATTTGAACTTCTTAGTTCCTCTAGGATTTTTTGTACTGTCTTGCTttaggggtttgggggtttttgtttgttttggggttttttgtcattttatcACTGAACAAAATTTTAACAAGTCCTCCTGGTTCCCCAGAAGTGACCCTCATTGACTAATTCTCATCAGAAAAGGATGATGTCACCATTAAGATGCTTCCTTTAAACAAAAACCCCTGAGCTTAAAGCGTCTGCGTGGCAGAAGAACCTTATTTGTTATGCTGCCTCTCTTCTGATGACACTGTTCAGGTCTGGTTTCTATGGACTACTGTGTTCTAGAGAAACCTTACAAGTAGTGACAGTCTTAACTCCAGCACTGTGAGCTACTGAGTGTCACCTGATGTTTTGTATCAGAATTTGTCTATTACAATGCACTCTGAAATGAAACAGTGGAAGGATTTTTCCTGGCTTTAACAGCAGAGATCAAACACTGATGATTCCCAGAGCATTTCCCTCTGTACTGGAGAAGTATGAATGCAAGTACCAGGAAGAGAGGACAGCTACTTTGGAATCCTTGTTTTCAAAGCAGCTGGAATTATTTATGTTTCCTGAGATGAGCTCAGTTGGCCAGAGAACAGTGCTAATAACGCCAAGGTTGTAAGTTTGATTCCCCAGTGAGCCATTCAGTGAAGAGTTGGAATTGATGATCCATGTGGTCCCTTCCAtctcaaaatattctgtttaacttttgatttgtttctctgtttcatGAAAATCATATCAGTATTAAATACTGACCAGAAGCACAGAATGTATCTGCTAGTGCCTTGAAAAAAAGGGTTTAATTTATTCCCAGAGAAGTAATTACTTTTAGCCAAAATAATCTCTGAATATTTACTTTAACCCTCTTGTCTTCCTGGCATTAAAGCTGACAGAACTGTGCCTTGGTAAGGATAGGTCAGGTAAGTTATTGATTCAAGTTTCAACTCTGTGGTCCTTCAGGTGATAACTGATGATCTTATTACATTGTAGGGTATGAAAAGACATGAATCTCTTACGAACATAAACCTGGAGAAGAAAGCCAAGTTGAGAGCAGAAGGTGCATCTGCTAAACCATAGAGGAGGAAATGAAGAGATCAAGGACTGGGGTAGAAAAGCAAAGTCTCTTTCAGCACTGACAGGAGGATGTCATCACATCTTTCCTGTATGTTAGTTCTGTACACCCATGTCCAAGAAAGAAAGAGTATGCTGTCCCGTAGtcaataaaaccagaaatatctATTTGCTTTTCCTTATAACTGCCCCTTTCTTCCAAACTCTTTTCTTCATGGTTAGTGGGACAGTGGATAAGCAATGTAATTGCTTCCCACGTGCTGTGCACCAGGGCATCTTTTAAAGTACTGCAGGACCTGTACCTGCATTCTCAGTACCAATCCCCTGCAGGAAGTCTCATGTTCTTTCTTACTTACCACTTACAGAAAGGTAACTGTAACACAAAAGAAAGGTCCCTTTGGTTTCCACTTGCACAAACAAAATACCTTCACTAGCCAGCCATCCACTATCACTGACTTTTTCAGGTTTCCTCAGCAAGAATGgaactgtattttttctgtattggTACTGACTACTTCAAATAATCCACGTGTTCCTCTTTGTGCAAGACAGAACAATTATTAAGTGAGCCCTTGAACCAAAAGTTACTGTCTAACCTGCATTAACATCAGCAAAATGATCCTAAGGTATTAGAAAGCCTAATTCCTTGGTCTAGGGCCTGTTTTCTGTCTGCATTTGTTTAAGTGAGGGATAACTTCTTGTGAAGAACTGCCTGTCTtcaagaaaaggaggaaggagatgAAAAGTGAAATAGCATTCCAGAGAACCACAGTGTTGCAGCTGATACCTAAGAGTgattccagcagagctggcagtgagaTGAGGAAACGGAGATGATTGTTTCGAGGAATACTGAACAACTGCTTCAATCTCTACTGTCAGATTTACTATTTAGAGACACATGAGTATGACAAAGTCCATCAGGCATCCTTGCTCTCTGCTAATAAGCTCTTTATGAATCTCATTTAGATTTATATGTATTTTGCTCTTTTAAATTGTTGTCTGTGCGTTCATCCTACTAGGCCCACCTAGAGATCACCTGCCTCAAGAGTGCTATTTCTGGCATTGAGCCCAGTCACACTATTCATGTTGAAGAGCCCACAGCAACCAAGGGAAgtattttccttcctcctttacGTTCATCTGGAAGGAAATGTAGATtactgcccagcactgccctgctgacTGGTCCTGGGGACTCCAAAACCAAGAGAGACATATCAGCTTAACAAAATTAGTTTGTGAACTTTCTCAGAGTGAGAGGgagattatttttattgcacCCCTAAAAATTAGCAGTATTGCCAAACAATTAAAAGCCCTACAAAAATGCAGGGTAAATCTTCACTAGCTGCTGTAGTTCCATCTATGAATTGCATTTCTGTGTACCACAGTGAGATGTAACCCATCAGAAAAGCTGTGTAGTCAATTCCATGACAGAAGTCACAACCGTCAGGTGATACAATGACCTGTCATCAGATTCTCTGGATGGAAATTATCATAAGTACATTGTCAATCAACCAGAGCAGGATTGCACAGATTTGTCCACTTAATGAGCACTGAATGCAAGCCATATTTAATTTCACTGCAGGTATGCAAACAGATTTTCCATGACAATTCTGGTACTTTGCCACACCAGCCTGCACACAGATgagaaccaaaacaaaatcttgCCCAATTACATGCCTGTGGTCATGTATGTACTAAATGACACCAAAAAAGAGAATGTGCATTTCAGGTTTCCTTGTGATTTATGCTTGATGATGGCAAACCTTAAAATTGTGCATCTCAAAAATATCACCCTTTCAACACACCTGAGTGTACTTTGTGAACAGAATTGGCAGGTACCTCTCCTAGTTTTGGAAACAAAACTATTGGACTCATCCAGCTGGTAAAGtacttcaaataaaaatatgcaaaacacTACTCCAAAAGCAACACTTCAGAGCAGCAACAGTAAccagtttttcattttacttaaCTTCTATAAGCTTTATGCCATTTACACAAAAACTGAAGTCTGGTCCAATGGTTTGACAAAAGCTCCACATATCCTTCTGTCATCCTGGTATCTCCACCATTTCAAAATCTGGCAAAAAGACTCTGTATCACTGCCCaactttgtgttttctttcagcttctGCATAGGCTAAAGTCTCAAACCAAAGCCCAAGACAATGGGCTTTTTGTGGTCTCCAGCTTGCTCCCAACCACTGTACTGTTTTCTTTGCAAGTAGCTGGGTACTAGAAAATGATGCAAATCTTTCTCAGCGAGGCAGTGAAAGGAACCACCTCTTTCCTGCTGTGATGGCTTCCAAGAAGCACTTCTGAACAGGGACAGTGGTTACCAAACCAGCACACATTTCTGGCCAAAGCAGCCagtccagctgctgggagaaaTGAACACCCCTCAGATCAGTGACAGCTCATAGCTTCAGCCCAACACCTTTCAACAGTGCACGATGGAAGGAACATACTAAGCCTGAAATGGtacctcattttctttctctccttggGCTTGGTCTGTAACACCATTCCCATTTATCCAGAAGAGTCCAGTTTATCAATCCTATACCATGTGCCTTAATTGCTGTACCTGGTCCAGAGGCAACTGAAGCTTCCTAATGCAGCGATCACCTGACAACTCCAACACTGCATCAGTGGAATGTGCAGGAGCCACAGCAGGACACGGCCATAGCAgttcacaaagaaaaagaagtcttGCTGACTTTTCTACTAAGACTCAGGCACCTGAAGTCTTTCTCAGGTCTAAAATGGGCATGGGAGAGTACCAATGGTGTGTTGTGCCAATTtccagaagcaaaaaaaaaaaaaaaaaatcatactggAA
The sequence above is a segment of the Haemorhous mexicanus isolate bHaeMex1 chromosome 2, bHaeMex1.pri, whole genome shotgun sequence genome. Coding sequences within it:
- the FAM162A gene encoding protein FAM162A, producing the protein MWGRADRAVKLLGRNIPSVLRMTEGVDPKISRRLCVKPPQDLQTKSRSASGVPGYRPTLWERRFLLWAGNFKKPEDIPETVSLETVRAAKTTLRIKFSYVMIALTIVGCIAMVIRGKQGMKRHESLTNINLEKKAKLRAEGASAKP